The Fortiea contorta PCC 7126 genome has a segment encoding these proteins:
- a CDS encoding aldehyde oxygenase (deformylating): MQQMTTQSDIDFHSEIYKDAYSRINAIVIEGEQEAHENYIKLAELLPDSQEDLIRLSKMESRHKKGFEACARNLQVVPDLAFAKEFFAGLHGNFQTAAAAGKVVTCLLIQSLIIECFAIAAYNIYIPVADDFARKITEGVVKDEYSHLNFGEVWLKENFTTAKAELEEANRQNLPIVWQMLNKVAGDAQVLAMEKDALVEDFMIQYGEALSNIGFTTRDIMRLSAYGLSAA, encoded by the coding sequence ATGCAGCAGATGACAACTCAATCTGACATAGATTTCCACAGCGAAATATACAAAGACGCTTACAGCCGCATTAATGCCATTGTGATTGAAGGGGAACAAGAAGCCCATGAAAATTACATCAAATTGGCTGAATTATTACCCGACTCCCAAGAAGACCTGATCCGTCTCTCCAAGATGGAAAGTCGCCACAAGAAAGGATTTGAAGCTTGTGCACGCAATCTACAAGTGGTGCCGGATTTGGCATTCGCCAAAGAGTTTTTTGCTGGCTTGCACGGCAACTTCCAAACAGCAGCAGCAGCAGGTAAAGTAGTCACATGCTTGCTAATTCAGTCTTTGATTATTGAGTGTTTTGCCATAGCCGCATACAACATTTACATTCCCGTAGCTGATGATTTTGCCCGCAAAATTACAGAGGGAGTGGTAAAAGATGAATATAGCCATCTCAACTTTGGAGAAGTTTGGTTAAAGGAAAACTTTACTACAGCCAAAGCAGAACTCGAAGAAGCAAATCGTCAAAACCTACCTATTGTTTGGCAAATGCTCAACAAAGTAGCAGGCGATGCTCAGGTTTTAGCAATGGAAAAAGATGCTTTAGTAGAAGACTTCATGATTCAATACGGTGAAGCTTTGAGTAACATCGGCTTCACTACCCGTGACATCATGCGCCTGTCAGCCTACGGACTCTCAGCCGCATAA
- a CDS encoding Uma2 family endonuclease gives MYQTDPPRPPKEYLPTMYDLPSEDPEEPGLPDEFHLLQPQLLRETFCPANFPENQVFIGTDLNLYYDVRHPLWYKRPDWFAVVGVSKLYEQQELRLSYVIWQEGVNPFVVVELLSPGTEKEDLGQTLRDASQPPTKWEVYEQILRVPYYIVFDRYTDQLKVFQLQGSSYIELEINQGRIWLNHIQLGLGLWSGVYQGIERQWLRWYDSSGSWVLTPAEQAEIERQQAEIERQQAERERQRAERERRRAERLAAQLRALGVEPDFGDEEQE, from the coding sequence ATGTATCAAACCGACCCACCGCGTCCCCCCAAAGAATACTTACCTACAATGTATGATCTTCCTAGCGAAGACCCAGAGGAACCCGGTTTGCCTGATGAATTTCATCTTTTACAACCGCAGCTACTACGTGAAACCTTTTGTCCTGCTAATTTCCCAGAAAACCAGGTATTTATTGGCACAGATTTAAATCTTTACTATGATGTTCGTCATCCCTTGTGGTACAAACGTCCTGACTGGTTCGCGGTTGTTGGTGTATCGAAGTTGTATGAGCAACAAGAACTGCGACTGAGTTATGTAATTTGGCAAGAAGGGGTGAATCCCTTTGTGGTGGTGGAACTGCTTTCACCAGGAACAGAAAAAGAAGATTTGGGACAAACTTTACGAGACGCTAGCCAACCCCCGACTAAGTGGGAAGTCTATGAACAAATTCTCAGAGTTCCATATTACATAGTTTTTGACCGCTACACTGACCAATTAAAGGTTTTTCAGTTACAAGGTAGTAGCTACATCGAGTTAGAAATCAATCAGGGGCGTATCTGGCTCAATCACATTCAGCTAGGTTTAGGGCTTTGGAGTGGTGTGTATCAAGGCATCGAGCGGCAATGGTTGCGGTGGTATGATTCTTCTGGTAGTTGGGTACTCACACCCGCAGAGCAAGCCGAAATCGAACGACAACAAGCGGAGATTGAAAGACAACAAGCTGAAAGGGAAAGACAACGCGCCGAAAGAGAAAGGCGACGAGCAGAAAGATTAGCAGCGCAACTACGCGCCCTCGGTGTTGAGCCGGATTTTGGTGATGAAGAACAGGAATAG
- a CDS encoding carbohydrate ABC transporter permease → MTKSNWKYSDFLSVGVLVLGAAIVLLPLIVVFFTSFAPAGATPEVLLKNNWTVANYREAWQRGKFLLAFANSTLVAIAVTAFQIITSALAGYALARLKFRGRQALLLIVLATLVIPFPLLVIPIFLVLKWGHLINTYGALILPTAVNGFGIFLLRQYFQTIPVELEEAAAIDGANRWEILWRVMLPLARPALVTLFLFTFIGEWNDLFKPLVFTTRPELRTVQLALAEFQEQFTNNWPLMMAAVTIATVPVMVLFLIGQRQFLQGIATTGIKN, encoded by the coding sequence ATGACAAAATCTAACTGGAAATACAGCGATTTTTTGAGTGTAGGAGTGCTAGTGTTGGGGGCGGCGATAGTTTTACTGCCCTTAATCGTGGTCTTCTTCACATCTTTTGCGCCTGCAGGGGCGACTCCAGAAGTTTTGCTCAAAAATAACTGGACTGTGGCTAATTACCGCGAAGCATGGCAGCGGGGTAAGTTTTTGTTAGCGTTTGCTAATTCTACCTTGGTAGCGATCGCTGTGACGGCGTTTCAAATTATCACTTCGGCCTTAGCTGGTTACGCCCTTGCAAGGCTGAAGTTTCGAGGTAGACAGGCGCTGCTATTGATTGTCTTAGCAACTTTGGTAATTCCCTTTCCGTTGCTGGTGATTCCGATTTTTTTAGTATTGAAGTGGGGACACCTCATCAACACTTACGGCGCGCTAATTTTACCCACCGCTGTCAACGGCTTTGGGATTTTTCTGTTACGTCAATATTTCCAAACAATTCCTGTGGAATTAGAGGAAGCGGCCGCCATTGATGGTGCAAATCGATGGGAAATTTTGTGGCGAGTGATGTTACCTCTGGCTCGTCCCGCCTTAGTAACGCTGTTTTTATTCACCTTCATCGGTGAATGGAACGATTTATTTAAACCCTTGGTGTTTACCACGCGACCGGAGTTAAGGACAGTACAGTTAGCGTTAGCAGAGTTTCAAGAACAATTTACCAACAACTGGCCTTTGATGATGGCGGCGGTAACAATTGCCACAGTACCTGTGATGGTACTATTCCTCATTGGTCAACGGCAATTTCTTCAAGGGATTGCGACAACAGGGATTAAAAATTAA
- a CDS encoding bifunctional folylpolyglutamate synthase/dihydrofolate synthase, whose amino-acid sequence MNIDSLLNPFQRFGINLGLARINKLLANLGNPHHQVPTIHVAGTNGKGSVCAYLSAVLTQAGYRTGRYTSPHLVDWTERICINEQPITCDEFSQLILQVTEAVAAEEESPTQFEVVTAAAWLYFAQQQVDVAVVEVGLGGRLDATNVCPQPLVTIITSISLDHTQQLGPTIADIAGEKAGILKAGCPAVIGPLPESAQKVVRSLILKLNCPIFTPQPARQLDTGWAEYQKLTDSETIKYPLPLQGKIQLTNSALALAALEILQKQSWQISESAIINGMAKAKWPGRIQWLTWKQHKLLLDGAHNPAGAQVLRDYVDTLDTSSITWVIGMMANKDHAEIFQALLRNGERLLLVPIPNNGSANPKELAKLAMNVCPNLSFCQSYPDLFSGLTAAFANTNNLVVLCGSLYLIGHFLEIENSAEKF is encoded by the coding sequence GTGAATATCGACTCACTCCTCAACCCTTTTCAGCGCTTTGGTATTAATCTAGGACTTGCGCGCATCAACAAATTATTGGCAAATCTCGGTAATCCCCATCACCAAGTACCGACTATTCATGTTGCTGGTACTAATGGTAAAGGTTCTGTCTGCGCTTATCTTTCTGCTGTGCTGACACAAGCGGGTTATCGTACAGGGCGTTACACTTCTCCTCACCTTGTGGATTGGACAGAACGCATTTGCATCAATGAACAGCCAATTACATGTGATGAGTTCTCGCAATTAATACTGCAGGTGACAGAAGCTGTTGCTGCTGAGGAGGAATCCCCAACTCAGTTTGAGGTAGTCACCGCTGCAGCTTGGCTATATTTTGCCCAGCAACAAGTCGATGTAGCTGTGGTAGAAGTGGGACTGGGAGGGCGTTTAGATGCGACTAATGTCTGTCCGCAACCATTAGTAACAATTATTACTTCTATTAGCCTGGATCACACACAACAACTCGGCCCTACCATTGCTGATATTGCCGGAGAAAAAGCAGGAATTCTCAAAGCTGGATGTCCTGCGGTGATTGGGCCTTTGCCAGAATCAGCACAAAAAGTAGTGCGATCGCTTATTCTGAAATTAAATTGCCCAATCTTTACCCCTCAACCTGCTCGCCAACTTGACACAGGATGGGCTGAGTATCAAAAATTGACTGATTCAGAAACAATTAAATATCCTCTACCTTTACAGGGAAAAATTCAATTAACTAATTCAGCATTAGCTTTAGCCGCATTAGAAATTCTGCAAAAACAAAGTTGGCAAATCAGCGAATCAGCCATCATTAACGGTATGGCAAAAGCTAAATGGCCAGGACGGATTCAATGGTTGACTTGGAAACAGCATAAATTATTATTAGATGGTGCTCACAACCCTGCAGGTGCCCAAGTATTACGCGATTATGTCGATACCTTAGATACATCATCGATAACTTGGGTAATAGGAATGATGGCAAATAAAGACCATGCAGAAATTTTTCAAGCCTTACTGCGAAATGGCGAAAGATTGTTGCTTGTACCCATACCCAACAATGGATCAGCCAACCCCAAGGAATTAGCTAAATTGGCTATGAATGTTTGCCCAAACTTGAGTTTTTGTCAATCTTATCCAGACTTGTTTTCCGGATTAACAGCAGCGTTTGCTAACACAAACAATTTAGTTGTATTGTGCGGTTCTCTATATTTAATCGGGCATTTTTTGGAAATAGAAAATAGTGCAGAAAAATTTTAG